A stretch of DNA from Microbacterium croceum:
CGGCCAGAGACCGGAGGCGTCGACGTCGGCGATCGTGTCGCGCGCCACGGACTCCTGCTCGGGGCTGAGCGGGAAGATCGCGGAGCGGTAGCTCGATCCGATGTCATTGCCCTGACGGTCCTTGGTCGACGGGTCGTGGATCTGGAAGAAGAACGCCAGGATGTCGCGGTACGTGGTCTTGGTCGGATCGAAGACGATCTCGACCGCCTCGGCGTGACCGGGGTGGTTGCGGTACGTGGCGTGCGCGTTCGAGCCGCCCGTGTAGCCCACGCGGGTGGCGAGCACTCCGGGCTGGCGGCGGATCAGGTCCTCCATGCCCCAGAAGCAGCCGCCGGCGAGCACAGCGGTCTCGGTTCCGGGGGTGCGGGTGATGGTTCCGGTGTCGTCGGTCATGACTGCTCCTCGGCGTTGTCGGTGGTCTGGTGGGTGAAGAGGCTGCTGTAGCGACCGTACCCCTCGTCCTCGAGCCGGTCGGCCGGCACGAAGCGGAGAGCGGCGGAGTTCATGCAGTACCGCAATCCTCCCGCGTCACGGGGTCCGTCGTCGAAGACGTGCCCGAGATGGCTGTCCGCCCCGGTCGAGCGGGCCTCGGTGCGCGTCATGAACAGCTTCCGGTCGGTGCGGGTGGTGACGGCATCCGCCTCGATGGGCTTGGTGAAGCTCGGCCATCCGGTGCCGCTGTCGAACTTGTCGGCCGAGCTGAACAGGGGCTGGCCGGAGACGACGTCGACGTAGATGCCGTCTTCGTGGTTGTTCCAGTACGCGTTGCGGAAGGGAGGCTCGGTGCCGTCCTCCTGCGTGACCTCGTACTGCAGGTGGGTGAGGTCGCTGACGGCCTCGGACGTCTTGCGGTAGTCGTTCGACACGATCTGTCTCCTGTCTGACGCGGCTGGCTGCAGCGTCTGATGATCACAACCAGCGCGGCCGCCGTTTTGGTCCCGCAGGGCTGGGAGCGCGCTGTGAGTTTCGGTGGACCATCCCGACGCCGCGAACATGAGACGATGCCGGGGATGGATGCCGTTGACGAAGAACTCCGCACGCTGCGCGCACGCGCCTATGGTCCGCACCCCGACATCGCGGACGACCCGGCGGCTGTCCGGCGCCTCCACGAGCTGGAGGGTCTCCGCTCCGCGCGCCGCGCGGAGTCGATGAGCGCGGATGCCGCGGCCCCGGTGGAGGCCGAGGTCGTGCCGGCGGGTGTGCGGATGCCGGATGAGCCCGCCCCTGGCCCCTCCGCCCTCGACGCGCTGTTCCCTGCAGCGCCGGAGCTTCCCTCGTCGACAGAGCTTCCCGCGTCGCCGCACCTTCCTGCGTCGGCAGAGCATCCTGTCGCCGCAGAGGCGGCGATCACGCCGCAGGAGCCCGCCGGTCCGCGTCGATACCGACGCCGCACGCTGTGGATCGCCGCCGCGACCGCAGCCGCACTGTCCGCCGGCGTCACGTACGCCGTGGTGTCGTTCGCGCCGGTCTCCGCGTCATCCGGAGCGCCGCAGATCTCGACGTTGGCCCCCACGACCACGATCGATGTTCCGGCGGGGTTCATGGGAGCGGTGGAGGATTCACCCGCCTTCGAGTTCCACGGACTCACGCTCTTCCTCAGCGCGAGCGGCTTCAACGGTCCGGCCACGCCGGACGCCGCCTGCCTCATGGCCGTCACCTCGGATCAGATACCGGCGGCCGAAGACTTCACCACTGACTCCTGGGGCGTCGAGGGCCCCATCTACTCGGGGTGCCGAGTCGGGGTCTTCCCCGCCACCATCGAGGTTCCGCTCACCGCCGATGCGCCGCCCGAGCTGCGCGCGGCGTTCCCCGACGGCACGGCGCTGCAGTTCGTGCTCGACGGCGACCGGGTCGGTGTCTTCCTCGACAGCGAGTAGCCGACGCCGAAGGCACCTCCACCGACGCACGATGTGGATATAGTTTCTCGTCTGCACAAGAACCTGGGGGACGCACATGTCGGTTGGTCTGCTCGCCGTCGTCGACGACATCCTGAGCGCGGCGATGAAGGCCTCGGCCAAAGCCGCCGGCGTCGTGATCGATGACGCGGCCGTCACTCCGCAGTACGTGCAGGGCATCACTCCTGCACGCGAACTGCCTGTGGTCGCCAAGATCGCGGTCGGATCGCTGGCGAACAAGTTCGTCATCATCATCCCGATCGCCCTGCTCCTGACCGCCTTCGCGCCCTGGGTGCTGCCGTACCTGCTGATCCTGGGCGGTGCGTACCTCTGCTTCGAAGGGGCCGAGAAGGTGCTCGAGTGGTTCGGCGTGCAGCACGGTCATGCCGACGAGGGCGACCGCAACGAGAACAAGCTGGTGTGGGGCGCGGTGCGCACCGACCTGATCCTCTCGACCGAGATCATGCTCATCTCGCTCGCGAACCTCGAGGCGGGCCTCGACATCTGGACGACGCTCGCGGTCCTCGCCGTCATCGCGCTCATCATGACCGGCGTCGTCTACGGCGCGGTCGCGCTGCTGGTGAAGATCGACGACATCGGCCTCAAGATGGCGAAGAACCCGGTGCAGCGCATCCGTCACACCGGCACGCGGATCGTGCGCTCGATGCCCGCAGTCTTCCGTTTCATCAGCATCCTCGGCACCGTCGCCATGCTCTGGGTCGGCGGCCACCTGCTGCTCGTGAACCTCGGCGAGGTCGGCCTGCACTTCGGCGCCGATGTGCTGCACGGCATCGAGCACCTGCTGGAGCCGCTCGGACCGGTGATCGTCTGGATCGGCGACACCCTGTTCTCCGCTGTCGCCGGGCTCATCGCCGGGCTCATCATCGTCGGGCTCGTGCTCGCCGTCGCGCGGATGCTGGGCAAGAAGCCGAACTTCCACGAGGGCGAGGAATCCCCCGCCGACGTGCACGTCTGACCGGCGACGAACCGCGGCTCACGCCCTCACGTGATCCGCGCTGCGCAGCCACTCGTCGAATGTGATCTCACCCTGGAGCGCATCCGGTCCTCCGCGCAGCACGCCCGACGCGAGTCCCTTGCCGTAGGCCCCGGGCAGCCGGATGTCGAGCACCCGGCGACGGATGCCGTCGAATGCGAGCTGGCGTCGCGCGACGTCGGCGAGGGTCTCGTCGCGCGGGCCGACCAGGTCCGGCGCCCGGCCGACCGCGCCGGCTTCGGCCACCCGCACGAGGTGGGCGGCGACTTCACGGGCGGCGACCGGACGCATGAGCGTGCGCGGCATCGGCGCGAACGGTCCTCCGACCAGAGAGAGGATCTGCCCCGCGAACTCGTGGAACTGACCCGCCCGGGCGATCGTGAACGGCACGGGGCCCGCGCCCACCGCACGCTCCTGAGCGAGCTTGCCCGCATAGTACGAGGTGTCGATGTCGTCGATCCCGACGATCGACAGCACGACGTGATGGCCGATGCCGGCCCGCTGCTCGGCCGTGAGCAGATGGTGCGCCGCGGTCTCGAAGAAGCTTCTCGACTTCTTCGCCGAGAGCGTGGTGGAGAGGTTCGTGACGTCGATGACGGCATCCGCTCCGGCGAGCGCGTCCGTAAGCCCCTCGCCGGTGAGCACATCCGTGCCGTTCGCCCTGCTGAGCACGACGACGTCATGGCCGGCGTCGCGCGCGGACTGCGTGACGTGACGCCCGACGGTTCCGCTGCCTCCTGCGATGGCGATCCTCATGGGGTTCCCTTCGTTACGGGTGCTCTGCGCGTCACCCTGTCACAACACCGACGATGGCGGAGGCGCAGGTGTGAGGTCGGTAGTCTTCCAGTGCATCCGCTGCGAGGAGAGAACGTGCACGACGACCTGGACGAGGTGTTCCGCGAACGCCGCCGGCTGCTGGCCGTCGCCTACCGCATGACCGGCACCCTCGCCGACGCGGAGGACGTCGTGCAGGAGACGTTCGTGCGCTGGTATCGGCAGACGGATGCCGAGCGCGGCGCCATCCAGAACCTCGGCGCCTGGCTGACGACCGTGGCCAGCCGGATCTCGCTCGATCTGCTGACCTCGGCCCGGCGACGCCGCGAGCAGTACGTGGGCCAGTGGCTGCCGGAGCCGGTGCCCTCCGACACGTTCGCGGACGGGGGCCGGGTGTCGGCGTCCTCGCGCGAGATCACCGACCCTCTGGAGCGCGTGTCGTTCGACGATTCGGTGTCGACGGCGCTGCTGGTCGTGCTGGAGTCGATGACGCCGTCGGAGCGCGTGGCCTTCGTGCTGCACGACATCTTCGACGTGCCCTTCCCCGAGATCGCCGAGATCCTCGGGCGCTCCCCTGCAGCGGTGCGGCAGCTGGCGACATCCGCGCGGCGCCACGTGCGCGAGAACCGTGCCACCGCGGTGCCGCGGGCGGAGCACGACCGGGTGGTGCGCGCGTTCCGCGCCGCGACGCTCACGGGCGGCGTCGACGAGCTGATCCGGGTGCTCGCCCCCGACGTGGAGCTGCGCAGCGACGGCGGCGGAGTCGTACGCGCGGCGCTCAACGTCGTCAGCGGCGCCGACCGGGTGGCACGGTTCCTGCTCGGGATCGCTCAGAAGAACCCCCACCTCGAGGCTGCGGAGCTGCAGACGGGCGACGGCCTCGCCTTCGTGTTCCGCGCGGAGGGCGAAGTGGCCTCCGTCATGAACTTCGCGGTCGAGGACGGCAGGATCAGTCGGGTGTGGATCGTGCTGAATCCGGCCAAGCTGACCTCCTGGCGCGGTGATTCGGGGGCGGACGGCCCGGGCGGTTCGGCCGACTCAGCCGACCCCGGGGGCGACGGATCACGGACGGCCTGACGGATCACGGAGAGATCGCCGACGAATCGTCCGTGATCCGTCCTCCTCTCCGTCATCCGTCGGCCCGCACCGGGCAGAACGTCGGCGATCCGACATCCTCCGCATCCTGCTAACGTCAGCGTTGCGCGCCCGAAGCGCAGACGCAGGAGAGCCCAGTGCAGATCAGGGATGCGGTCGTCGCCGACCTCGAGACGATCACCGAGATTCACAACCACGCCGTGGTGCACACCACCGCGATCTGGAACGACGACGCCGTCGACATCGATGACCGGGCGGCATGGCTCGCCGACCGCACCGATCACGGCTTTCCCGTGATCGTCGCCGCGGACGAGACCGGCGTGATCGGCTACGCCTCCTTCGGCGGCTTCCGTCCGCACAGCGGATTCCGGCAGACCGTGGAGCACTCGGTCTACGTGAGGGGCGACCAGCAGGGACGCGGCGTGGGCAGGACGCTGATGCAGGAGCTCATCACGAGGGCGCGCGGGCAGGGCGTGCACGTCATGGTCGCGGCGGTCGAGAGCGGCAACGTCGGATCGATCCGCCTGCACGAGAAGCTCGGCTTCCACGAGGTCGGGCGCATGCCGCAGGTCGGCGTGAAGTTCGGCCGCTGGCTCGATCTGACGCTGCTGCAGCTCATCCTCGACGAGCGCACCGCTCCCGACACCGCGTCCTGAACGGAGACCCGATGGATGCACTGCAGTGGTTCGTCGACGCGTTCAACGCCCAGTGGGTGCTGCCGGGCGGGCAGACGCTGCTGGTGCGCGAAGTCGTCGGCAACGTGTTCGGGCTCGCGAGCGCGATCGGCGGCATGCGACGCAAGGTGTGGGCGTGGCCGGTGGGCATCGTCGGCAACCTGCTGCTGCTGACCGTCTTCCTCGGCTCGATCCTCAGTCCCGACCACTCGCTGCCGCACCTGCTCGGGCAGGCGGGGCGCCAGGTCATGTTCATCGCCGTCGCGATCTACGGGTGGATCCGCTGGCGCAACGCCTCGGGCGGACGGGTGACCCCGCGCTGGGCACCCACGAGCGCGCGCATCGGCATGGTCCTCGTGATGATCGTCGGCACCGTCGCCCTCACCCCCCTGTTCCGTGCGCTCGGCTCGTGGGAGCCGGTGTGGGCGGACGCCTGGACCTTCGTCGGCTCACTGCTGGCGACCTACGGCATGGCCAGAGGATGGACCGAGTTCTGGCTCATCTGGATCGCGGTCGACGTGGTGGGAGTGCCGCTGCTGTTCAGCTCGGGCTACTACGCGACCGGGTTGATGTACGTCTTCTACGGCCTGTTCACCGCGACCGGGTTCGTGATCTGGTGGCGCGCACAGGTGAAGGCCTCGGCGACGCCGGTCGAGATCCTGCCTCCCGATCCGAGCCCGCGGCGCGCGGAGGATGACGCCCGCTGAGGTTCAGTCGCGGCGCGACGGCGTCCGTTCGGGGAGCAGCAGCACGACACCCAGCAGCAGGCTGATGCCCAGGGCGACCATCTCGCCGATCGCGGACACCGGCGACATGTGCTCGAGGTGCAGCGCGTGGTACGCGAAGTGCAACAGTCCGAACACGGTCCAGGCGATGCCGAGGATGCGGAAGGCGATCTCGTTCCGCCAGATCAGTCCGCCGATGCTGGCCGCGGCGAGCGCGAGGTACATGGCTCCCACATCACGGATCAGGTGCTCGTTGTAGGGTCCGTCGACGGACACCCAGGAGCCGAGAACGCCGGGGAACGAGTCGTAGAAGGCGGCGGAGGCGAAGTACGCCCATCCTCCGACGAAGATTCCGAGAGCAGCCGAAGCGGCGAGGGCGAGGAGGTGGAGTCGTCTCATACCCGCATGACGATGCAGCCGCCGGCATCGTGAGGCGACGGCATCCGGGTCGGGAGGACTTCTCCCCGTCGGGCGGACGATTCGGCCCGGATGCTCCTCCCGAGGCCGAGTTCTCCTCCCGAAGCCGTGCGGGGCAGACGCCCGTCAGGACGAAAGGGTCCGCGGGCTGAGCGCCGAGAGCAGCCGCAGCTTCTCCTGGCTCTCCGAGCCGGGCACTGCGGTGTAGACGAGCAGGGCGTGGGACTGCTCCGGATCGAGCAGGCTCTGGCAGGTGAGCTCGAGCGGCCCCAGCTCCGCGTGCACGAAGTGCTTCGTCGCGCGGGGCCGCAGACCCACCTCGTGCCGGTCCCAGAGCTCGCGGAACTCGGCGCTGCGCGGGAGCAGTGCCTCGACGAACCCCGCGGCCCGCGACCCGCTCCCCCGCCGCGCACTGACCTCGCGCAGACCCGAGACCCACAGCCGGGAGAGGAAGTCATGCTCTTCCTCGGCATACAGCGCCCGCGTGCGTGGATCGCTGAACCAGCGGTATCCGAGGCTCCGCTCCGGTCCGCGGATGCTCGCCGTGTCGCCGGTCAGCGCGACTCCGAGCGGCGTCTGCCGCAGAGTCTCCCCGAGCTCGGTCACGATCTCGGCCGGAGTGTCATGCAGCCGATCGAGGATCCGCAGCATGCCGGGGCTGACGTGCTCGCTCGCCCCGCCGCGCTCCGGTGGCTGATGACCGGCCAGCCGGAACAGGTGGTCGCGCTCGTCGATCGTGAGGTGCAGCCCCTGAGCGATGGAGGCGAGCATCTGCGCCGACGGCAGCGGCCCGTCCCCGCGCTCGAGGCGCGCGTAGTAGTCCGCCGACATGTGGCTGAGCGCGGCGACCTCCTCGCGACGCAGTCCTTCGGTGCGTCGGCGCTGCCCTCGGCCCAGCCCGACGTCTTCGGGCTGCAGGCTGTCGCGGCGCAGACGCAGGAACCCCGCCAGGGCTGCTCTGTCGATCGCCATCTCATCTCCTCGCTGTGCCGATCATGATCCTCGCACCGTCCCGGTACGCGTATCCACTGCATGAGGAGTCCTGGATGCGGTCGCGGCAGGCACGCATGCTGGATGCGACCCTCGAAGGAGCATCATGACGCGCAGCATCCCCGACATCGACATCCCGTCCCTCACCGGAAAGACGGCCGTGGTCACCGGCGGCAGCGATGGGATCGGGTTGCGCATCGCGACCCGCCTCGCCAGGGCCGGAGCCGAGATCGTGCTCCCCGTGCGCAACGCCGAGAAGGGCGCGACGGCAGCCGCCGGCATCCGCGATGCCGTGCCTCACGCCCGGGTGCGCACCACCCCGCTCGACCTGTCGTCGCTGGACTCGATCGCCGCCTTCGGCGAGACCATGAACGCCGACGCGCAGCCGGTGCATCTGCTGATCAACAACGCGGGCGTGATGACTCCCCCCACGCGGCAGACGACGGCCGACGGGTTCGAGCTGCAGTTCGGCACGAACCACCTCGGTCACGTCGCACTCGTCGCACATCTGCTGCCGGTGTTGCGTGCCGGCAGCGCCCGGGTGACGTCGCAGGTGAGCGTGGCGGCGAGCAGCGGACGCATCCACTGGTCGGATCTGCAGTGGGAGCAGTCATACGACGGCATGCGCGCCTACCGCCAGTCGAAGATCGCGTTCGGGCTGTTCGGTCTCGAACTCGACCGTCAGAGCGAGGCGCACGGATGGGGCATCACGAGCAACCTGTCGCATCCGGGTGTCGCCCCGACGAGCCTGCTGGCGGCGCGACCGGAGCTCGGGCGCACCACCGACACCCTCGAGGTGCGGGTGATCCGGTGGGCTTCTGCGCGCGGACTGATCGTCGGAACTCCTGAGAGCGCGGCGCTCCCTGCCCTCGCGGCCGCGACGCTGAGCACGTCGAGTGCGCGCGCGCTGTACAGCCCCGGTGGCCCAGGACGCATGGGCGGGATGCCGTCGGAGCAGCCCCTGTACGCCCCGTTGAAGAGCACCGAGGATGCGTCGCGCATCTGGCGGATCTCGGAGGAACTTGTCGGGGTCACCTTCCCGCGGTGACCGGCCGGGTCAGTCGTCGCTGCGGCCGAACACCGAGCGCAGGAAGAAGAAGACGCCGACGGCGACCACCAGCACGATGGCCAGCTTCGCGATGAACCACAGCACCGAGAAGAGCGCACTGACCAGCCACCACGCGATCACCACGGCGAGGATGACACCGACGACGGTCCAGAGCGAGTTCTTGGTCATGGCTCCAGCCTAGGCACCTCCGGGGCGGGCGGAGGTCGGGGATGCGCCTCCTCCCGAGGGGGAGCCCTTCTCCCGACGGAAGACGGAGCAGAGCACGACGCAGAAGGCTGAGACTTCCCGGATGCCCGATCATCAGGCCGAGCACCCGGGAAGGCGCCGCAGTTCTAGCGGTTGCCCCTCTCGCGACGCCTGAGGCGGTAGTCGGTAGCCACCGTCCATCCTGCGAAGGCGAGAAGGGGCACGACAGAGAGCGCACCCACCCATTCGGGCGACCCGCCGTTACCGATGAACACGACGTTCAACGCGACCGCGAAGATCACCGCGGCAGCGAAGAGCACGAGCCTTATGGGCGAGAACAGCGCTCTCAGTCGGCGCCGCAGTGAATTGCTGTAGGTCATGGTGTCCGTCACTTGCATGCGTACGTTCCGTACCAGGGTACGCCGACAATCACGCCGGAGAGGGGCACAAAGGTCATGAACTGCTCAAGGCACCGCTTCGGTTTCGAGTTCTGCGCGACACCGGCCGTGTAGACCATGGGGCCGGTTGCGAGGAAACATCCTGCTGCGAAGGCTGCTGCTCCCGGAGGGCCCGCGACGGCCGCGCCAGCTGCGGCGCATACAGCGGTGAGTCCCGTAGCGCCCCAGCCGCCGTTGGCGATGGTTGCCGTCTCTGCGCGGGTGAAACGAATTCGTACCTGCACGGGGCTCGTAAGGGACCAGGTGGGATCTGCAACGACAGGGAACGCCGCGTTCTCGACGTCGACGACCTGAGTGACCACGCCACCCGCAACCTCATACGCGGTGCTCACTTCGGCCCCGTTCGCGTCAACGGCCCACGCGGGCTCGATGCTTCCGATAGTCGCGGTCACTTCGGCGGTGATGCCCTCAGCCTCTACAACCTCCGTTCGCGTCAGTTCCAACGACCCATCGGGCTGGGGCGCAGCGTCGACGCCTTCGGGAAGGGTGTAGGAGAACGCGTCCTGCGATCCGTCCCACAGCACGGTGGACACGCGAACGCCCTGCACTACTTCGTCGACCGTCACATCAACGCTGCCCTGATCTGCCGAGTACACCGTAGAACCGGAATCGGTCTTCTCTGCCGTGTCGAGCGACAACCCATCAGGGAGCGGGATGGTCAGCGGGGCAACATTGCCCGCGCTGACGACGACGCCCCCGGACGCATCGAGTGCCGGGGTGACGTCCAACTCGCCGTCGGTGGAGACAACGGAAACACCAGCATTCGCGGCCGCTCTGGCCACTACGGCAGACACCTCCTCTGGGGTAGGCGAGGAATCAGTCGCCGACGCGGCAGTTGCCGGCGCGAGGCTGGCGATAG
This window harbors:
- the msrA gene encoding peptide-methionine (S)-S-oxide reductase MsrA — protein: MTDDTGTITRTPGTETAVLAGGCFWGMEDLIRRQPGVLATRVGYTGGSNAHATYRNHPGHAEAVEIVFDPTKTTYRDILAFFFQIHDPSTKDRQGNDIGSSYRSAIFPLSPEQESVARDTIADVDASGLWPGKAVTTIEPEGPFWEAEEEHQDYLIKYPNGYTCHFPRAGWVLPKREESAAV
- the msrB gene encoding peptide-methionine (R)-S-oxide reductase MsrB, whose product is MSNDYRKTSEAVSDLTHLQYEVTQEDGTEPPFRNAYWNNHEDGIYVDVVSGQPLFSSADKFDSGTGWPSFTKPIEADAVTTRTDRKLFMTRTEARSTGADSHLGHVFDDGPRDAGGLRYCMNSAALRFVPADRLEDEGYGRYSSLFTHQTTDNAEEQS
- a CDS encoding DUF808 domain-containing protein, with the protein product MSVGLLAVVDDILSAAMKASAKAAGVVIDDAAVTPQYVQGITPARELPVVAKIAVGSLANKFVIIIPIALLLTAFAPWVLPYLLILGGAYLCFEGAEKVLEWFGVQHGHADEGDRNENKLVWGAVRTDLILSTEIMLISLANLEAGLDIWTTLAVLAVIALIMTGVVYGAVALLVKIDDIGLKMAKNPVQRIRHTGTRIVRSMPAVFRFISILGTVAMLWVGGHLLLVNLGEVGLHFGADVLHGIEHLLEPLGPVIVWIGDTLFSAVAGLIAGLIIVGLVLAVARMLGKKPNFHEGEESPADVHV
- a CDS encoding SDR family oxidoreductase, with the protein product MRIAIAGGSGTVGRHVTQSARDAGHDVVVLSRANGTDVLTGEGLTDALAGADAVIDVTNLSTTLSAKKSRSFFETAAHHLLTAEQRAGIGHHVVLSIVGIDDIDTSYYAGKLAQERAVGAGPVPFTIARAGQFHEFAGQILSLVGGPFAPMPRTLMRPVAAREVAAHLVRVAEAGAVGRAPDLVGPRDETLADVARRQLAFDGIRRRVLDIRLPGAYGKGLASGVLRGGPDALQGEITFDEWLRSADHVRA
- the sigJ gene encoding RNA polymerase sigma factor SigJ, coding for MHDDLDEVFRERRRLLAVAYRMTGTLADAEDVVQETFVRWYRQTDAERGAIQNLGAWLTTVASRISLDLLTSARRRREQYVGQWLPEPVPSDTFADGGRVSASSREITDPLERVSFDDSVSTALLVVLESMTPSERVAFVLHDIFDVPFPEIAEILGRSPAAVRQLATSARRHVRENRATAVPRAEHDRVVRAFRAATLTGGVDELIRVLAPDVELRSDGGGVVRAALNVVSGADRVARFLLGIAQKNPHLEAAELQTGDGLAFVFRAEGEVASVMNFAVEDGRISRVWIVLNPAKLTSWRGDSGADGPGGSADSADPGGDGSRTA
- a CDS encoding GNAT family N-acetyltransferase — encoded protein: MQIRDAVVADLETITEIHNHAVVHTTAIWNDDAVDIDDRAAWLADRTDHGFPVIVAADETGVIGYASFGGFRPHSGFRQTVEHSVYVRGDQQGRGVGRTLMQELITRARGQGVHVMVAAVESGNVGSIRLHEKLGFHEVGRMPQVGVKFGRWLDLTLLQLILDERTAPDTAS
- the pnuC gene encoding nicotinamide riboside transporter PnuC, which translates into the protein MDALQWFVDAFNAQWVLPGGQTLLVREVVGNVFGLASAIGGMRRKVWAWPVGIVGNLLLLTVFLGSILSPDHSLPHLLGQAGRQVMFIAVAIYGWIRWRNASGGRVTPRWAPTSARIGMVLVMIVGTVALTPLFRALGSWEPVWADAWTFVGSLLATYGMARGWTEFWLIWIAVDVVGVPLLFSSGYYATGLMYVFYGLFTATGFVIWWRAQVKASATPVEILPPDPSPRRAEDDAR
- a CDS encoding helix-turn-helix transcriptional regulator gives rise to the protein MAIDRAALAGFLRLRRDSLQPEDVGLGRGQRRRTEGLRREEVAALSHMSADYYARLERGDGPLPSAQMLASIAQGLHLTIDERDHLFRLAGHQPPERGGASEHVSPGMLRILDRLHDTPAEIVTELGETLRQTPLGVALTGDTASIRGPERSLGYRWFSDPRTRALYAEEEHDFLSRLWVSGLREVSARRGSGSRAAGFVEALLPRSAEFRELWDRHEVGLRPRATKHFVHAELGPLELTCQSLLDPEQSHALLVYTAVPGSESQEKLRLLSALSPRTLSS
- a CDS encoding SDR family oxidoreductase; the protein is MTRSIPDIDIPSLTGKTAVVTGGSDGIGLRIATRLARAGAEIVLPVRNAEKGATAAAGIRDAVPHARVRTTPLDLSSLDSIAAFGETMNADAQPVHLLINNAGVMTPPTRQTTADGFELQFGTNHLGHVALVAHLLPVLRAGSARVTSQVSVAASSGRIHWSDLQWEQSYDGMRAYRQSKIAFGLFGLELDRQSEAHGWGITSNLSHPGVAPTSLLAARPELGRTTDTLEVRVIRWASARGLIVGTPESAALPALAAATLSTSSARALYSPGGPGRMGGMPSEQPLYAPLKSTEDASRIWRISEELVGVTFPR